One region of Trinickia violacea genomic DNA includes:
- a CDS encoding UxaA family hydrolase, which yields MSVIDSNTTFRGYRRANGRVGVRNHVVILPVDDLSNAAAQAVENNIKGTMALPHPYGRLQFGADLDLHFRTLIGAGCNPNVAAVVVIGIEDGWTQRVVDGIAKSGKPVMGFGIELHGDHDTIMRASKAAKDMVQYATSLERETCPIADLWVSTKCGESDTTSGCGANPTVGNAFDKLYGLGTTLVFGETSELTGGEQIVAARCANDQVRERFQFMFDRYQDMINRWKTDDLSESQPTKGNIAGGLTTIEEKALGNIQKIGKKCVIDGVLDKAEVPAGPGLWFMDSSSAAAEMVTLCAASGFAVHFFPTGQGNVIGNPIVPVIKICANPRTVRTMSEHIDVDVSGLLQREQNLDQAGDKLLEAMLATISGRWTAAEALGHREFVLTRLFESA from the coding sequence ATGAGCGTGATCGATTCCAACACGACTTTTCGCGGTTATCGCCGGGCCAATGGGCGCGTCGGCGTGCGCAATCATGTGGTCATCCTGCCGGTCGACGATTTGTCGAACGCAGCCGCGCAAGCCGTCGAAAACAACATCAAGGGCACGATGGCGTTGCCCCATCCTTACGGGCGCCTGCAGTTCGGCGCCGATCTCGACCTGCATTTCCGTACGCTGATCGGCGCGGGGTGCAATCCGAATGTCGCCGCCGTGGTGGTGATCGGCATCGAGGACGGCTGGACCCAGCGCGTGGTCGACGGCATCGCGAAGTCCGGCAAGCCGGTCATGGGCTTCGGCATCGAGCTGCACGGCGATCACGACACGATCATGCGCGCGTCGAAAGCGGCCAAGGACATGGTGCAGTACGCCACCTCGCTCGAGCGCGAGACGTGCCCGATTGCCGATCTGTGGGTGTCGACGAAATGCGGCGAATCGGACACGACCTCGGGCTGCGGCGCAAATCCAACGGTCGGCAACGCGTTCGACAAGCTTTACGGCCTCGGCACCACGCTCGTCTTCGGCGAAACGTCGGAGCTGACGGGCGGCGAGCAGATCGTGGCCGCACGCTGCGCGAACGATCAGGTGCGCGAGCGCTTCCAGTTCATGTTCGATCGCTACCAGGACATGATCAATCGCTGGAAGACCGACGACCTTTCGGAATCCCAACCGACGAAGGGCAACATCGCGGGCGGCCTGACCACAATCGAAGAGAAGGCGCTCGGCAACATCCAGAAGATCGGCAAGAAGTGCGTGATCGACGGCGTGCTCGACAAGGCCGAAGTGCCGGCCGGACCGGGGCTCTGGTTCATGGATTCGTCGTCGGCTGCCGCCGAGATGGTCACGCTGTGCGCGGCTTCAGGCTTCGCCGTGCATTTCTTCCCGACCGGGCAGGGGAACGTGATCGGCAATCCGATCGTGCCCGTCATCAAGATCTGCGCGAACCCGCGCACGGTGCGCACGATGTCGGAGCATATCGACGTCGACGTCTCCGGTCTTCTGCAGCGCGAACAAAACCTCGATCAGGCCGGCGACAAGCTGCTCGAAGCGATGCTTGCGACGATCAGCGGCCGCTGGACGGCTGCTGAAGCGCTGGGTCATCGCGAGTTCGTACTGACGCGGTTGTTCGAAAGCGCGTGA
- a CDS encoding UxaA family hydrolase, with product MIHIVLHESKDTVGVAVVEGIKAGERLSAWIMDDDEVITVVAKQDIPIGHKVALKDMNVGDTVYKYGVDIGRVVAPIAAGEHAHVHNIKTKRW from the coding sequence ATGATCCATATCGTGTTGCACGAGTCGAAGGACACCGTCGGCGTGGCGGTCGTGGAGGGCATCAAGGCAGGCGAGCGGTTGAGCGCGTGGATCATGGACGACGACGAGGTCATCACCGTCGTCGCCAAGCAGGACATCCCGATCGGCCACAAGGTCGCGCTCAAGGACATGAACGTCGGCGATACCGTCTACAAGTACGGCGTCGATATCGGCCGCGTCGTTGCCCCGATCGCCGCCGGCGAGCACGCTCACGTGCACAACATCAAGACGAAGCGCTGGTAA
- a CDS encoding DUF3348 domain-containing protein: MVQAPQRTALGGPALVRLLARLADADVPESSQPLSDRLSQWLGWTDAIALSTALNGNPPPAASGARGAAMDDDLAKRCAHVRSALTKAIVGDSASASARRDGRAPSRGQEAPPDARPDFAVFRQRYLSLQQTMDTEIGTLRTRLRTMLASRPHGVARLAMVDAVMERALSAREQSLFAAVPAWLAGHFQRLRQAEDERLAEAADANADADADAEEVPATVTPGAWLDVFRKDMQSVLLAELEVRFKPVEGLLAALRTR, translated from the coding sequence ATGGTGCAAGCCCCTCAGCGCACGGCCCTCGGCGGCCCGGCGCTCGTTCGCTTACTCGCGCGCCTGGCCGATGCCGACGTGCCCGAATCCAGCCAACCGCTCTCGGACCGGTTGAGCCAATGGCTCGGCTGGACCGACGCCATCGCGCTGTCGACGGCGTTGAACGGGAATCCACCCCCGGCGGCTTCCGGCGCGCGCGGCGCCGCGATGGACGACGACCTCGCGAAACGGTGCGCCCACGTGCGCAGCGCGTTGACGAAAGCCATCGTCGGCGATAGCGCGTCCGCGTCCGCCAGGCGGGACGGGCGCGCGCCATCGCGCGGCCAGGAAGCCCCGCCGGATGCGCGGCCCGATTTCGCAGTCTTTCGTCAGCGCTATCTTTCGCTGCAACAGACGATGGACACCGAAATCGGCACGCTGCGCACCCGTCTGCGGACGATGCTGGCCAGCAGGCCGCACGGCGTGGCCCGGCTCGCGATGGTGGACGCCGTCATGGAGCGCGCATTGAGCGCGCGCGAGCAGAGCCTCTTTGCCGCGGTGCCCGCGTGGCTCGCCGGGCATTTCCAACGTCTGCGCCAAGCCGAGGACGAAAGGCTGGCCGAAGCCGCCGATGCCAACGCCGACGCCGACGCCGACGCCGAAGAAGTTCCGGCGACGGTCACGCCCGGCGCATGGCTGGACGTGTTCCGCAAGGATATGCAGAGCGTGTTGCTCGCCGAACTCGAGGTTCGGTTCAAACCGGTCGAAGGGCTGCTCGCGGCTCTTCGCACCCGCTAA
- a CDS encoding ATP-binding cassette domain-containing protein translates to MTLTLEPGQVVGLMGDNGAGKSTLAKVIAGNFPPSHGEMLIDGKPVHFSKPLDARAQGIEVVYQDLALCDNLTAAANVFLGREPRLGFGPFRILDYATMYRRAGELFKQLKSETRPRDLVRQMSGGQRQAVAIARTRLSDARLVVMDEPTAAISVRQVAEVLDLIKRLSEHGIAVILISHRMPDVFSVAHRVVVMRRGRKVADKSTEASSPEEVTGLITGAISAA, encoded by the coding sequence GTGACGCTGACCCTGGAGCCGGGCCAAGTCGTCGGGCTCATGGGCGACAACGGGGCCGGGAAATCGACGCTGGCGAAGGTCATCGCCGGCAACTTCCCCCCTTCGCATGGCGAGATGCTGATCGACGGCAAACCGGTGCATTTCAGCAAGCCGCTCGACGCCCGCGCTCAGGGCATCGAAGTCGTCTACCAGGACCTCGCGCTCTGCGACAACCTCACGGCGGCCGCCAATGTGTTCCTCGGCCGCGAGCCGCGGCTCGGTTTCGGGCCCTTCCGCATTCTCGATTACGCGACCATGTACCGCCGCGCGGGCGAACTTTTCAAACAGCTGAAATCGGAGACGCGCCCTCGCGATCTCGTCCGACAAATGTCGGGCGGTCAGCGGCAGGCGGTGGCGATCGCTCGCACGCGCCTGTCCGACGCGCGCCTCGTCGTCATGGACGAGCCGACGGCTGCGATCAGCGTCCGGCAGGTGGCGGAGGTGCTCGACCTCATCAAACGCCTGTCTGAACACGGCATCGCGGTCATTCTCATCAGCCATCGCATGCCCGACGTGTTTTCGGTCGCCCATCGCGTGGTCGTCATGCGGCGCGGGCGCAAGGTCGCGGACAAGAGCACCGAAGCGTCGTCGCCCGAGGAGGTGACGGGCCTCATCACCGGAGCGATCTCCGCCGCCTGA
- a CDS encoding DUF2894 domain-containing protein, protein MADTVNNGGASARATLDAWRERGADRLDPVRFRFIDALERRSAAHSGAARRMLDEKLSALLDAYAGDLECAASNAGDGLNAASSRETALGTGKGLKDLVESIAASRASEEGGLSAGNNAGPTPRSYPELAMLDEFREIWSKVSTDRQLRQSEYQVPKNAGPLNSSSLVHRSLSLMRELSPGYLRQFLAYADALSWLEQMTAVAAPPAKEAPRAASAKKSARSKPR, encoded by the coding sequence ATGGCGGACACGGTGAATAACGGCGGCGCATCCGCCCGGGCGACGCTCGACGCGTGGCGCGAGCGCGGTGCCGATCGCCTGGACCCCGTGCGCTTTCGTTTCATCGATGCGTTGGAGCGGCGCTCGGCCGCGCATAGCGGCGCGGCGCGGCGCATGTTGGACGAGAAGCTGTCCGCGCTGCTCGATGCCTATGCGGGCGATCTCGAGTGCGCCGCGTCCAACGCAGGCGACGGTCTCAACGCGGCATCGTCGCGTGAAACGGCGCTTGGGACGGGGAAGGGTCTGAAAGACCTGGTCGAGTCCATCGCGGCCAGCCGCGCATCGGAAGAAGGCGGGTTATCCGCGGGCAACAATGCAGGGCCCACGCCGCGCTCCTATCCGGAATTGGCGATGCTCGACGAGTTCCGCGAGATCTGGTCCAAAGTCAGCACCGATCGGCAGTTGCGGCAATCGGAGTACCAAGTGCCCAAGAACGCCGGTCCGCTCAATTCGAGCAGCCTCGTGCACCGGTCGCTCTCGCTGATGCGCGAGTTGTCCCCGGGCTATTTGCGGCAGTTCCTTGCGTACGCGGACGCCTTGTCATGGCTGGAGCAGATGACCGCTGTCGCTGCTCCGCCGGCTAAAGAGGCGCCTCGCGCAGCAAGCGCCAAGAAGAGTGCGCGCAGCAAGCCGCGCTAA
- a CDS encoding DUF802 domain-containing protein, with the protein MSKFRIDLVVFFAGLFAVCWIGAGYIGSNPLALAVTLLIGACYLAGAFELRRYQQATSTLARAVAGLSEPPPRLGAWLDALHPSLRSAVRVRIDGERAALPGPALTPYLVGLLVLLGMLGTLLGMVATLRGTGAALESATDLDAIRASLAAPVKGLGFAFGTSIAGVATSAMLGLLSALCRRERIEAAQQLDVKIATTLRVYSHAHQREASFKLLQRQAEAMPALVDRLQTMMSAIEQQSLALSERQIASQQVFLDNAQAAYTRLASSVGQSLKESVADGARAASAALQPVVAATMDGLKRETATLHDTVTHAVERQLHGLSTGFETAAANVADIWNQALAGHQRSSEALAEQLRASLERFAETFEHRSASLLDGVSARLDATAGHVSEAWNEALSRQERVSGAMAEHNQHALTAAAGVFEQHSASLLGAMNQSHADLQTQLASRDQERLAAWTESLATMAAGLREEWAQTSARTASQQQDICETLARTARDITGQTQAHASGTIAEISRLVEAASEAPRAAAEVVAELRQKLADSMARDTAMLAERARLLDTLETLLDAVNHASTEQRSAVDALVATSADLLDRVGSRFTDQVEAETRHLSEVAAQVTGGAVEVASLGEAFGAAVQMFGESNDKLVAHLQRIEAALDKSLARSDEQLAYYVAQAREVIDLSLLSQKQIIEDLQQLASREAAAGAEPA; encoded by the coding sequence ATGTCCAAATTTCGTATCGATCTCGTTGTTTTCTTTGCAGGTCTTTTCGCGGTGTGCTGGATCGGCGCCGGCTATATCGGATCGAACCCGCTCGCGCTCGCCGTCACGCTGTTGATCGGCGCGTGCTACCTGGCGGGCGCCTTCGAATTGCGGCGCTATCAGCAGGCGACGTCGACGCTCGCGCGTGCCGTCGCCGGTCTGTCGGAGCCGCCGCCGCGGCTCGGCGCCTGGCTCGACGCGTTGCATCCCAGCCTGCGCAGCGCGGTGCGAGTGCGTATCGACGGCGAGCGTGCCGCCTTGCCCGGCCCGGCGCTGACGCCGTATCTGGTCGGCTTGCTCGTGCTGCTCGGCATGCTGGGCACGCTGCTCGGCATGGTGGCGACCTTGCGCGGCACCGGGGCCGCGCTCGAAAGCGCGACGGATCTCGACGCGATTCGCGCGTCGCTCGCCGCGCCCGTGAAGGGGCTCGGCTTTGCCTTCGGCACGTCGATTGCGGGTGTCGCCACGTCCGCGATGCTGGGGCTGCTGTCCGCGCTGTGCCGCCGTGAGCGGATCGAGGCGGCGCAGCAGCTCGACGTGAAGATCGCGACCACGTTGCGCGTCTATTCGCACGCCCATCAGCGCGAGGCGTCGTTCAAGCTGCTGCAGCGGCAGGCCGAGGCGATGCCTGCGCTGGTCGATCGTTTGCAGACGATGATGTCGGCGATCGAGCAGCAGAGCCTCGCGTTGAGCGAACGGCAGATCGCAAGCCAGCAAGTTTTCCTCGACAACGCACAGGCCGCCTATACGCGTCTTGCTTCGTCCGTGGGGCAATCGCTCAAGGAGAGCGTTGCCGACGGCGCCCGCGCGGCAAGCGCGGCGCTCCAGCCCGTCGTGGCGGCGACGATGGACGGTCTCAAGCGCGAGACCGCCACGCTGCACGACACGGTGACGCACGCCGTCGAGCGGCAGCTGCACGGGCTGTCGACCGGTTTCGAGACGGCAGCCGCTAACGTCGCGGATATCTGGAACCAGGCGCTGGCCGGGCACCAGCGCTCGAGCGAAGCGCTTGCCGAGCAGCTGCGCGCGTCGCTCGAGCGCTTCGCCGAAACCTTCGAGCATCGCTCGGCGAGCCTGCTGGATGGCGTTTCCGCGCGCCTGGACGCGACCGCCGGTCATGTGTCGGAGGCATGGAACGAGGCGCTGTCGCGGCAAGAGCGCGTCAGCGGGGCCATGGCGGAGCACAACCAGCACGCGCTGACTGCGGCCGCAGGGGTGTTCGAGCAGCACTCGGCGTCGTTGCTTGGCGCCATGAACCAGTCGCATGCCGACTTGCAGACCCAACTGGCGTCGCGTGATCAGGAGCGCCTCGCGGCCTGGACCGAGTCGCTCGCCACGATGGCCGCCGGTTTGCGCGAGGAGTGGGCGCAAACGAGCGCGCGCACCGCGAGCCAGCAACAGGACATCTGCGAGACGCTCGCGCGCACGGCGCGCGACATCACCGGGCAGACACAGGCGCACGCGAGCGGCACGATCGCCGAGATCTCGCGGCTCGTGGAGGCCGCCTCGGAAGCGCCGAGGGCCGCGGCCGAAGTCGTCGCCGAACTGCGCCAGAAGCTCGCCGACAGCATGGCGCGCGACACGGCGATGCTCGCGGAGCGCGCCCGCCTGCTCGACACGCTGGAGACGCTGCTCGATGCCGTGAACCATGCGTCGACCGAGCAGCGCTCGGCGGTCGACGCGCTGGTCGCCACGTCGGCGGATCTGCTGGACCGTGTCGGTAGCCGGTTCACCGACCAGGTCGAAGCCGAAACGCGCCATCTCTCCGAGGTGGCGGCGCAGGTCACCGGCGGCGCCGTCGAAGTGGCGAGCCTGGGCGAGGCGTTCGGCGCGGCCGTGCAGATGTTCGGCGAGTCGAACGACAAGCTCGTGGCCCACCTGCAGCGGATCGAAGCCGCGCTCGACAAGTCGCTCGCGCGCAGCGACGAACAGCTGGCTTATTACGTGGCGCAGGCGCGGGAAGTCATCGACCTGAGCCTGCTGTCGCAGAAGCAGATCATCGAAGACTTGCAGCAGCTTGCCAGTCGAGAGGCCGCTGCCGGAGCGGAGCCGGCATGA
- a CDS encoding GntR family transcriptional regulator produces the protein MNARTLGVSAVGGTRYKEVKNALLAALAAQEWKGGEAIPSEKRLSERFGVSIGTLRKAIDELVADNILIRHQGLGTFVAQHQRDQHYFRFFRITRQDGDKTYPTVELVAFKKAKATREVAELLDIEPGARVLTFTNRLALHGEAIIVDTITVAESRFPGLTEAALRGRSSTLYNFYQEAYGINVVGTSERVRAASANAFESELLGLAQGDPLLEVRRVAYSYHQLPVEVRISHVNTERYEYVVGMTSRDESA, from the coding sequence ATGAACGCGCGTACGTTGGGTGTCTCCGCCGTGGGCGGAACGCGCTACAAGGAAGTGAAGAACGCGCTGCTGGCGGCGCTCGCCGCGCAGGAGTGGAAAGGCGGGGAAGCGATTCCGTCGGAAAAGCGTCTGTCAGAACGCTTCGGCGTATCGATCGGCACGCTGCGCAAGGCCATCGACGAACTCGTCGCCGACAACATCCTGATCCGCCACCAAGGGCTCGGGACGTTCGTGGCCCAGCACCAGCGCGACCAGCACTACTTCCGGTTCTTCCGGATCACTCGGCAGGACGGCGACAAAACCTACCCCACCGTCGAACTCGTCGCGTTCAAGAAGGCGAAGGCAACGCGCGAGGTGGCCGAGTTGCTCGACATCGAACCGGGCGCACGCGTGTTGACGTTTACCAATCGGCTCGCGCTGCACGGCGAGGCCATCATCGTCGACACCATCACCGTCGCCGAATCCCGCTTTCCGGGATTGACCGAGGCCGCGCTGCGCGGGCGTTCGAGCACGCTCTACAACTTCTATCAGGAAGCGTACGGCATCAACGTGGTCGGCACCAGCGAGCGCGTGCGCGCCGCGAGCGCCAACGCATTCGAAAGCGAGCTGCTCGGTCTCGCGCAAGGCGACCCGCTGCTCGAGGTGCGGCGCGTCGCTTACTCGTATCACCAGTTGCCGGTCGAAGTGCGCATCTCGCACGTGAACACCGAGCGCTATGAATACGTGGTCGGGATGACGTCGCGTGACGAGTCCGCCTGA
- a CDS encoding OmpA family protein, with amino-acid sequence MMEDIDGGVEPAAPIWAAFGDLMSALLGAFVLILVCVIGIQLQLSANLEKEVKERQLETQRRKTLEQALAGPLAAGRITLVNGRIGISGSVLFALNSDQLQPAGRELLKSLAGPLSAYLKSRDEILMVSGFADDQQVRSGNRRFADNWELSAQRALTVTRAFIDEGVPASSVFAAAFGSEQPVSSNADESGRAKNRRVEIAPVPRPTASNGGHGE; translated from the coding sequence ATGATGGAAGACATCGACGGCGGGGTGGAACCGGCCGCGCCGATCTGGGCCGCGTTCGGCGACTTGATGTCGGCGTTGTTGGGCGCCTTCGTGCTGATCCTCGTCTGCGTGATCGGCATCCAGCTTCAGCTCTCGGCCAATCTCGAGAAAGAGGTCAAGGAACGGCAACTGGAAACGCAGCGCCGCAAGACGCTCGAACAGGCGCTGGCGGGCCCGCTCGCGGCAGGGCGGATCACGCTCGTCAATGGGCGCATCGGCATCAGCGGCAGCGTGCTGTTCGCGCTGAACTCGGATCAATTGCAGCCCGCAGGCCGCGAGCTGTTGAAGAGCCTGGCCGGGCCGCTGTCGGCCTACCTCAAGTCCCGCGACGAAATTCTGATGGTGAGCGGCTTTGCCGACGACCAGCAGGTGCGCTCGGGCAATCGCCGCTTCGCCGACAACTGGGAGCTGTCGGCCCAGCGTGCGTTGACGGTGACGCGCGCGTTCATCGACGAAGGCGTGCCGGCCTCGTCGGTCTTTGCGGCGGCGTTCGGCTCCGAGCAGCCCGTCAGCTCGAATGCCGACGAGTCGGGGCGGGCGAAGAACCGGCGCGTGGAAATCGCGCCGGTCCCGAGGCCGACCGCATCCAATGGCGGACACGGTGAATAA
- a CDS encoding ABC transporter permease: MNDPPERPSPISRLLDEPQAEKTHTRWTGLLASQVFWVVLATLVGCLALSFVTSTFATQQNIFNVTRNFAFVAIVALGMMAVIVTGGIDISVGSTIGISGIVLSVVMNAGWSIWAGIGMGLLTAGLVGLVNGLLIAYLDMQPFVVTLGMLSVGRSLALVISGSRTIFDFGPDGSQLLALGGGSTFGVANPVWFLVVLAVLFWFAFRWTRWGRYVFAVGGNRHAANLTGVPVRSIICSVYVLGGLMAGVAAILEVGWLGAVTTGLGTGDELRVIAATVIGGTNLAGGVGSAFGTVVGAALIEVIRNSLILLGVDAFWQGTVVGGFIIIAVLFNRLGGERQGG; encoded by the coding sequence TTGAACGATCCACCGGAACGGCCCAGCCCCATCTCGAGATTGCTCGACGAGCCGCAAGCAGAGAAGACCCATACCCGCTGGACGGGCTTGCTCGCGAGCCAGGTGTTCTGGGTGGTGCTCGCGACGCTCGTCGGCTGCCTCGCGCTCTCGTTCGTGACCTCGACCTTCGCGACGCAGCAGAACATTTTCAACGTCACGCGCAACTTCGCGTTCGTCGCCATCGTCGCGCTCGGCATGATGGCGGTGATCGTCACGGGCGGCATCGACATTTCGGTCGGCTCGACGATCGGCATCAGCGGCATCGTGCTCTCGGTGGTCATGAACGCCGGCTGGTCGATCTGGGCCGGCATCGGCATGGGGCTCCTGACCGCGGGGCTTGTCGGCCTCGTGAACGGCCTGCTCATCGCCTATCTCGACATGCAGCCGTTCGTCGTGACGCTCGGCATGCTGAGCGTCGGCCGCAGTCTCGCACTGGTGATCTCCGGCAGCCGGACCATCTTCGATTTCGGCCCGGACGGCAGCCAACTCCTGGCGCTCGGCGGCGGCTCGACCTTCGGCGTCGCCAATCCCGTGTGGTTCCTGGTCGTCCTGGCCGTGCTCTTCTGGTTCGCCTTTCGCTGGACGCGCTGGGGCCGCTACGTCTTCGCGGTCGGCGGCAACCGCCATGCGGCGAATCTCACGGGCGTGCCGGTGCGCAGCATCATCTGCTCCGTCTATGTGCTCGGCGGGCTCATGGCAGGCGTCGCGGCCATCCTCGAAGTCGGCTGGCTCGGCGCGGTGACGACCGGCCTCGGCACGGGCGACGAATTGCGCGTGATCGCTGCGACCGTGATCGGCGGCACGAATCTCGCGGGCGGCGTCGGCAGCGCCTTCGGGACGGTCGTCGGCGCCGCGCTCATCGAAGTGATCCGCAACAGCCTGATCCTGCTCGGCGTCGACGCGTTCTGGCAGGGCACGGTTGTCGGCGGCTTCATCATCATCGCCGTGCTCTTCAATCGGCTCGGCGGCGAGCGGCAAGGAGGTTGA
- a CDS encoding sugar-binding protein produces the protein MKKSWMCIAAIGGLAMLASSAFAADKTLALVVKGLDNPYFDLMHQGCDRANKELHQQGYTCYYTGPATAADESAEVQIIDDLLTKGVAAIAISPSNAPAVAEVIRRRHTKIPIITADADLLPKDASLRKSYVGTDNYDLGVKLGEQLKLLMPNGGKICLVMGNPAAENINQRAQGTRDVLSGKKGIAKLAGENGWTEISACPLYVNDDAAKANQMMQDTLTANPTGLDAFVLEGGWPLFAPQAYSQVVAPIMDKIQSGKFVIVSADTLGPELQALKDHKVNVLVGQRPEEMGYRAAMTMRELAEGKTVKPLIHTGLDTCTWKNADTCLKH, from the coding sequence ATGAAGAAATCGTGGATGTGCATTGCCGCGATCGGAGGGCTCGCCATGCTGGCCTCCTCCGCGTTCGCAGCCGACAAGACCCTGGCGCTGGTGGTGAAGGGTCTCGACAACCCCTACTTCGACCTCATGCATCAGGGATGCGACCGGGCGAACAAGGAACTCCATCAACAAGGCTACACCTGCTATTACACCGGCCCCGCGACCGCCGCGGACGAAAGCGCCGAAGTGCAGATCATCGACGATCTTTTGACCAAGGGTGTCGCCGCCATCGCGATCTCGCCCTCGAACGCCCCGGCCGTGGCCGAGGTGATTCGCCGCCGCCACACGAAGATCCCGATCATCACCGCGGATGCCGACCTGCTGCCGAAGGACGCCTCGCTGCGCAAGAGCTACGTCGGCACCGACAACTACGACCTGGGCGTCAAGCTCGGCGAGCAGTTGAAGCTGCTGATGCCGAACGGCGGCAAGATCTGCCTCGTGATGGGCAACCCCGCGGCCGAGAACATCAATCAACGCGCCCAGGGCACGCGCGACGTTCTCTCCGGCAAGAAGGGGATCGCGAAGCTCGCGGGCGAGAACGGCTGGACCGAAATCAGCGCCTGCCCGCTCTACGTGAACGACGACGCCGCCAAGGCGAACCAGATGATGCAGGACACGCTGACTGCCAACCCCACCGGGCTCGATGCCTTCGTGCTCGAAGGCGGCTGGCCGCTCTTCGCCCCGCAGGCCTATTCGCAAGTCGTCGCGCCGATCATGGATAAGATCCAGAGCGGCAAGTTCGTCATCGTCTCGGCCGATACGCTCGGACCGGAACTGCAAGCGCTCAAGGACCACAAGGTCAATGTCCTCGTCGGGCAGCGGCCGGAGGAAATGGGTTATCGGGCGGCGATGACGATGCGCGAGCTCGCGGAAGGCAAGACGGTGAAGCCGCTGATCCACACCGGTCTCGACACCTGTACCTGGAAGAATGCGGACACCTGCCTCAAGCATTGA